A window of the Natronospira proteinivora genome harbors these coding sequences:
- a CDS encoding inositol monophosphatase family protein, whose product MHPLLNIAVRAARNAGDIISRRLGDRDAISIASKARNDFVTDVDHEAEGAIISTIQRHYRDHAFLAEERGQVGDSEHQWIIDPLDGTTNFLHGLPVFAVSIAYQYRGKLEHGVIYDPIRQELFTASRGGGAFLDDRRIRVAKLNSLEGSLIGTGFPYTDHRYLDEYMAMFRAVIEKTAGVRRPGAAAIDLAWLAAGRIDGFWEMGLKPWDIAAGSLLIREAGGMVGSLSGGTDYLDTGNIMAGNAKIFAALGRLIRPHLPAEMK is encoded by the coding sequence ATGCACCCGCTGTTGAATATTGCCGTTCGTGCCGCGCGAAATGCCGGTGACATCATTAGCCGCCGCCTGGGTGACCGGGATGCCATCAGCATCGCCAGCAAGGCCCGCAATGACTTCGTGACGGATGTGGATCACGAGGCCGAAGGCGCCATCATCAGCACCATCCAGCGCCATTACCGGGACCATGCCTTTCTCGCCGAGGAGCGGGGCCAGGTGGGGGATTCGGAACACCAGTGGATCATCGACCCCCTGGACGGCACCACCAATTTCCTTCACGGCCTGCCCGTGTTCGCCGTCTCCATTGCCTACCAATACCGGGGCAAGCTGGAGCACGGCGTCATTTACGATCCCATCCGCCAGGAGCTGTTCACCGCCAGCCGGGGCGGCGGCGCCTTTCTGGATGACCGGCGTATCCGCGTGGCCAAACTGAACAGCCTGGAAGGTTCTCTTATCGGCACCGGCTTCCCCTATACCGATCACCGTTACCTGGACGAATACATGGCCATGTTCCGGGCCGTGATCGAAAAGACCGCCGGTGTCCGCCGACCGGGGGCAGCGGCCATTGATCTGGCCTGGCTGGCCGCCGGCCGCATCGACGGTTTCTGGGAGATGGGGCTTAAGCCCTGGGATATCGCCGCTGGCTCCCTGCTGATCCGGGAAGCGGGCGGCATGGTGGGCAGCCTTTCCGGCGGCACCGACTATCTGGATACCGGCAACATCATGGCCGGCAACGCCAAGATCTTCGCAGCCCTGGGCCGCCTGATCCGCCCCCACCTCCCGGCGGAAATGAAATAA
- a CDS encoding NUDIX hydrolase: protein MKYCSECATPISVRIPEGDSLPRYVCNHCGTIHYRNPRVVVGCVPQWQDRILLCRRAIEPRHGYWTVPAGFLENDETTREGAARETREEACAEVTIGSALSMTHVVHVNQIHLMYRAQMNQADFAAGEESLEVALFRRTEIPWDELAFPSIRFCLESYFADLDRDREDFHIQDVRRPMHPTPPAGGDS from the coding sequence ATGAAATACTGTTCCGAGTGCGCCACCCCAATCAGTGTGCGAATTCCCGAGGGTGACAGCCTCCCCCGCTATGTCTGCAATCACTGCGGCACCATCCATTACCGAAACCCCCGTGTAGTGGTAGGCTGCGTGCCCCAATGGCAGGACAGAATATTGCTGTGCCGACGTGCCATCGAGCCCCGGCACGGTTACTGGACGGTGCCGGCGGGTTTCCTGGAAAACGATGAGACCACCCGGGAGGGGGCGGCCCGGGAGACCCGGGAAGAGGCCTGTGCCGAGGTGACCATCGGCAGCGCCCTGTCCATGACCCATGTGGTGCATGTGAACCAGATCCATCTCATGTATCGGGCCCAAATGAATCAGGCGGATTTCGCCGCCGGCGAGGAAAGCCTGGAAGTGGCTCTGTTCCGCCGGACGGAAATCCCCTGGGATGAGCTGGCCTTTCCCAGTATTCGTTTCTGTTTGGAGTCCTATTTCGCGGATTTGGATCGCGACAGAGAGGATTTTCATATCCAGGATGTACGCCGCCCCATGCACCCGACACCCCCTGCGGGGGGCGATAGCTGA
- a CDS encoding RNA methyltransferase — protein MRLDTRIVLVGTTHPGNIGSAARAMKTMGLHDLALVSPRKPPDDEARARASGALDVLENAQIHEDLDAAIADCHLVIGASARTRRLGAEPVAPPVAARSVVELPPGTRAAILLGRERTGLTNEELDRCHQLVHIPANPDYSSLNLAAATQVLSYELRMAALAATGETGLPEPSRRSQPTATAEELEHLYQHFESVLEELGFLDRSNPRQLMRRIRRLFGRALPDRNEVNIFRGILSAVQGRGSAPRRAAERRGQQDPD, from the coding sequence TTGCGACTGGATACCCGCATCGTGCTGGTGGGAACCACCCATCCCGGAAATATCGGCTCGGCCGCCCGGGCCATGAAAACCATGGGCCTGCATGATCTGGCCTTGGTCAGTCCTCGCAAGCCCCCGGATGACGAGGCCCGGGCGCGGGCTTCCGGTGCGCTGGATGTGCTGGAGAATGCCCAAATCCATGAGGACCTGGATGCGGCCATCGCCGACTGTCATTTGGTGATCGGGGCCAGCGCCCGGACTCGGCGGTTGGGGGCCGAGCCGGTGGCACCCCCGGTGGCGGCCCGCTCGGTTGTTGAGTTGCCGCCAGGAACCCGGGCCGCCATCCTCCTGGGTCGGGAACGGACCGGTCTGACCAATGAGGAGCTGGACCGCTGCCACCAGTTGGTCCACATCCCGGCCAATCCCGATTACAGCTCCCTGAATCTGGCGGCGGCCACCCAGGTGCTGTCCTATGAACTTCGCATGGCGGCCTTGGCGGCCACCGGAGAGACTGGCTTGCCGGAACCTTCCCGGCGCAGCCAGCCCACGGCCACGGCCGAGGAGCTGGAGCATCTATACCAGCACTTTGAATCGGTCCTGGAGGAGTTGGGCTTTCTGGATCGCAGCAATCCCCGGCAGCTGATGCGTCGAATCCGTCGTCTGTTCGGCCGGGCCTTGCCGGACCGCAATGAGGTCAATATCTTCCGCGGGATTTTGAGTGCCGTTCAGGGGCGGGGCTCCGCTCCCCGCCGGGCGGCCGAGCGACGGGGGCAGCAGGACCCGGATTGA
- the traF gene encoding conjugal transfer protein TraF translates to MKKMLCRGVLVSAAIAGSASVLAEPYLPSDPRALGMGGASTATAEGPNSVLYNSALASPNMRNYRSGFAFPTLGVSVADRDNFIDAYDDYDDSNVVDRIGDDIGTFNNTFEMIRARIDDDAYDSNEALESDIALLSNDLGQVSMTQEELEERIAAMSDKPLTFDLRGSGSFGTRIGQWGTGLHYQSRAYAGGAFQLDPNDFGLVGSAFDQASGIVGCLEEAAEGSDPDQDRLEECRDRELPDDQTVDEFLSEFQFQGAILSEFGLTFARDFQIAGREVAFGVTPKVIDVSTFDYVVGVQDERDVDIDDRERSHGSLFNVDLGFAMPIRDDMRIGATVKNLIPETFETIEGNEIDLEPQVRVGFSWDRRMFTLATDLDLTENKPMGFGPDTRFLSLGGELRPLQWLQLRAGYRMNLADSDIIDDVASFGVGFAPGPVRVDLGVASSSREVAAYMQFGLSFGG, encoded by the coding sequence ATGAAAAAAATGCTTTGTCGAGGTGTACTGGTGTCGGCGGCCATTGCGGGATCCGCCAGTGTGCTGGCCGAGCCTTATCTTCCGTCCGACCCCAGGGCGCTGGGTATGGGTGGTGCTTCCACTGCGACAGCGGAAGGCCCGAACTCGGTACTTTATAACTCCGCCTTGGCCTCACCCAATATGCGCAATTATCGCTCGGGTTTCGCTTTCCCGACCTTGGGGGTTTCGGTGGCGGACCGGGACAATTTCATTGATGCCTATGATGACTACGATGACAGCAACGTGGTCGATCGCATTGGTGATGATATCGGTACTTTCAACAATACTTTTGAGATGATTCGAGCTCGGATCGATGATGACGCCTACGACAGTAATGAGGCCTTGGAGTCGGATATTGCGTTGTTGTCGAATGATCTGGGGCAGGTCAGCATGACTCAAGAGGAGCTGGAAGAGCGAATCGCGGCCATGTCTGACAAGCCCCTGACCTTCGATCTGCGAGGCTCGGGGAGCTTTGGAACCCGCATCGGACAATGGGGAACCGGTCTGCACTATCAATCCCGGGCCTATGCCGGTGGTGCCTTCCAGCTGGATCCCAATGACTTTGGCCTGGTGGGATCCGCCTTCGATCAGGCGTCCGGTATTGTCGGGTGTCTGGAAGAAGCCGCCGAAGGCAGTGATCCCGACCAGGATCGCCTGGAAGAATGCCGGGACCGGGAGTTGCCTGACGATCAAACCGTGGATGAATTTCTCTCGGAGTTCCAGTTCCAGGGCGCGATATTGAGTGAATTCGGCCTGACCTTTGCCCGGGACTTCCAGATTGCCGGTCGGGAAGTGGCCTTCGGCGTGACTCCAAAGGTGATCGATGTCAGCACCTTTGATTATGTGGTTGGGGTGCAAGATGAGCGTGATGTGGATATTGATGACAGGGAACGGAGTCATGGCAGCCTGTTTAATGTGGACCTGGGTTTTGCCATGCCCATTCGGGATGACATGCGCATCGGCGCCACCGTCAAGAACCTGATTCCCGAAACCTTTGAGACCATCGAAGGCAATGAGATTGACCTGGAGCCACAGGTCAGGGTGGGCTTCAGCTGGGACCGGCGGATGTTCACCCTGGCCACGGACCTGGATCTCACCGAGAACAAGCCCATGGGTTTCGGGCCTGACACTCGTTTCCTGTCCCTGGGTGGTGAGTTGCGCCCCCTCCAGTGGCTTCAGTTGCGAGCCGGTTATCGCATGAACCTTGCTGATTCGGACATCATCGATGATGTGGCATCCTTTGGGGTCGGTTTCGCGCCAGGGCCGGTACGCGTGGATCTCGGCGTCGCCAGCAGCAGCCGGGAAGTGGCGGCGTATATGCAGTTCGGTCTCAGCTTTGGTGGTTGA
- the secD gene encoding protein translocase subunit SecD: MINQFPAWKNLLVVVVLTVGVVLALPNIFGEDPSVQVGGTDRAELDQAAMERILTVLEEEEGLVPHRYGMEEGQLVLRFEDGEQQDRAQVRLRAELGRDFQVAVYQAPAMPDWMREIGLRPMNLGLDLRGGVHFLLQVDMEAVVEQAVERFDGNVRSLLRDERIRYTGIEQGERGFTVYLRDDGQRSSTLDRLSREFPELDVSEGDEANAIRVVISDDEIEEAQRNALEQNRTTLRNRVDELGVAEPLVQRQNPDRIVVQLPGVQDTTRAKDILGATAQLEFRLVDEDNDPYRAEETGRVPPGSRLYQHRDGYPVLLKRDVIATGDQLTGAGTGFDEDSGRPMVTVNLDSQGGRRMGETTRENLGRGMAVVYRERVTETRIENGEEVRESQEVEEVISVATIQGIFSNRFRITNLEGDQARNLALLLRAGALAAPVDIIEERTVGASLGQDNIEAGIMAISFGFLLVVIFMLIYYKVFGLVANLALFFNLIMVVGLLSALGATLTLPGIAGIVLTVGMAVDANVLIFERIREEIKAGNTPQAAIFSGYEKAFSTIADANITTLIAALVLFSFGTGPIQGFAITLSLGIMCSMFTAILGTRAAVNLIYGNRKVKALSI, encoded by the coding sequence ATGATCAATCAATTCCCGGCCTGGAAAAACCTGCTGGTCGTCGTCGTGCTCACCGTGGGCGTGGTGCTGGCTTTGCCCAACATCTTCGGTGAGGACCCCTCCGTTCAAGTCGGTGGAACCGATCGCGCCGAGCTCGATCAGGCCGCCATGGAGCGCATTCTCACCGTCCTTGAGGAGGAAGAGGGTTTGGTCCCCCATCGCTACGGCATGGAGGAAGGCCAGCTGGTGCTTCGCTTCGAGGACGGCGAGCAGCAGGATCGGGCCCAGGTCCGACTGCGGGCCGAACTGGGCCGGGATTTTCAGGTAGCGGTCTACCAGGCTCCGGCCATGCCCGACTGGATGCGCGAGATCGGTCTCAGACCCATGAATCTGGGTCTGGACCTGCGTGGCGGGGTGCACTTCCTGCTGCAGGTGGATATGGAGGCGGTCGTGGAGCAGGCTGTGGAGCGCTTTGACGGCAATGTACGTTCCCTGCTCCGGGACGAGCGAATCCGCTACACCGGGATTGAACAGGGCGAGCGAGGCTTCACCGTCTATCTGCGGGATGACGGCCAGCGGTCTAGCACTCTGGACCGACTGAGCCGGGAATTCCCCGAGCTGGACGTTTCCGAGGGTGATGAAGCCAACGCCATTCGGGTGGTGATCAGTGATGATGAGATCGAGGAAGCCCAGCGCAATGCCCTGGAGCAGAACCGCACCACCCTGCGTAATCGTGTGGATGAACTGGGCGTAGCCGAGCCCCTGGTTCAGCGCCAGAACCCGGACCGGATCGTGGTCCAGCTGCCCGGTGTGCAGGACACCACCCGGGCCAAGGACATCCTCGGTGCCACCGCCCAGCTGGAATTCCGCTTGGTGGACGAAGACAACGATCCCTATCGGGCCGAGGAGACGGGCCGGGTGCCGCCGGGCTCGAGGCTCTATCAGCACCGGGATGGTTATCCCGTGCTGCTCAAACGGGATGTGATTGCCACCGGGGATCAGCTCACCGGTGCAGGCACTGGTTTTGATGAAGACAGCGGCCGGCCCATGGTAACCGTGAACCTGGATTCCCAGGGGGGGCGCCGCATGGGCGAGACCACCCGGGAGAACCTGGGGCGCGGCATGGCCGTGGTCTACCGGGAGCGGGTGACCGAAACCCGAATCGAGAACGGCGAAGAGGTTCGGGAATCCCAGGAAGTGGAGGAGGTCATCAGTGTGGCCACCATCCAGGGGATTTTCAGCAACCGCTTCCGCATTACCAACCTGGAAGGCGATCAGGCCCGCAATCTGGCCCTGCTGCTCCGGGCGGGCGCACTGGCCGCGCCGGTGGATATCATCGAGGAACGGACCGTGGGTGCCAGCCTGGGGCAGGACAACATCGAAGCCGGCATCATGGCCATCTCCTTCGGTTTCCTGCTGGTGGTCATCTTCATGTTGATCTACTACAAGGTCTTCGGCCTGGTGGCCAATCTCGCCCTGTTCTTCAACCTGATCATGGTGGTGGGCCTGCTGTCGGCCCTGGGGGCCACCCTGACCCTGCCGGGGATTGCCGGCATCGTGCTGACGGTGGGCATGGCGGTGGATGCCAATGTGCTGATCTTCGAGCGGATTCGTGAGGAGATCAAGGCGGGCAATACGCCCCAGGCGGCTATTTTCTCGGGTTATGAGAAGGCCTTCTCCACCATTGCGGATGCCAACATCACCACATTGATCGCGGCCCTGGTGCTGTTCAGCTTCGGCACCGGCCCGATCCAGGGCTTTGCCATCACCCTGTCGCTGGGGATTATGTGCTCCATGTTCACCGCCATTCTCGGTACGCGAGCCGCAGTGAACCTGATTTACGGCAACCGCAAGGTGAAGGCGCTCAGCATCTGA
- the queA gene encoding tRNA preQ1(34) S-adenosylmethionine ribosyltransferase-isomerase QueA: MKQRSDYQFDLPEELIAQMPLPERSASRLLHLDGRSGECQDRRFRDLPALLAPDDLLVFNDTRVVPARMRGHRATGGRVEVLVERVIGDNRCLANVRASNAPPIGADILIGDLGRLTVVGREAGLFELVLAEGSLADLMQQAGHMPLPPYIQREDTELDWSRYQTVYANKPGAVAAPTAGLHFDQETLDALDAKGVRQARVTLHVGAGTFQPVRVEDLDAHHMHSEWLSVSEATCEAVRETRARGKRVVAVGTTAVRSLETAAAGGVLEPFEGETQLFIRPGYRFRVVDRLITNFHLPESTLLMLVCAFGGYEQTLAAYRHAVEKRYRFFSYGDAMLIDPRTQEEKPC; the protein is encoded by the coding sequence ATGAAACAGCGTAGCGATTACCAATTCGATCTCCCCGAAGAGCTCATCGCCCAGATGCCACTGCCTGAGCGCTCCGCCAGCCGTCTGTTGCACCTGGATGGCCGCTCGGGCGAGTGTCAGGATCGTCGCTTCCGGGATCTACCGGCCTTGCTGGCGCCGGATGATTTGCTGGTTTTTAATGACACCCGGGTTGTTCCGGCCCGGATGCGGGGTCACCGGGCCACCGGGGGGCGGGTGGAAGTGCTGGTGGAACGAGTCATTGGCGATAATCGTTGTCTGGCCAATGTGCGGGCCAGCAATGCCCCGCCGATTGGTGCGGATATCCTGATCGGTGATTTGGGCCGCTTGACGGTCGTGGGCCGTGAAGCAGGCCTTTTTGAGCTGGTGTTGGCTGAGGGTAGCTTGGCCGATCTCATGCAGCAGGCCGGCCACATGCCGTTGCCCCCCTATATTCAGCGCGAGGATACCGAGCTCGATTGGAGTCGCTATCAGACGGTGTATGCAAACAAACCCGGTGCCGTGGCAGCACCCACGGCCGGGCTGCATTTTGATCAGGAAACCCTGGATGCCCTCGATGCCAAGGGCGTGCGCCAGGCCCGAGTGACCTTGCATGTGGGGGCGGGCACCTTTCAGCCGGTCCGGGTCGAGGATCTGGATGCCCATCATATGCACAGTGAATGGTTGTCCGTGTCCGAAGCCACCTGCGAGGCCGTTCGGGAGACCCGGGCGCGAGGCAAACGGGTGGTGGCGGTGGGCACCACGGCGGTGCGTTCCCTGGAAACGGCGGCCGCCGGCGGGGTGCTTGAGCCCTTTGAAGGCGAGACCCAGTTGTTCATCCGCCCCGGCTATCGTTTTCGGGTGGTGGATCGTCTGATCACCAATTTCCACCTGCCCGAGTCCACTTTGTTAATGCTGGTGTGCGCCTTTGGTGGCTATGAACAAACCCTGGCCGCCTACCGTCACGCCGTGGAAAAGCGCTACCGCTTTTTCAGCTACGGCGATGCCATGTTGATCGATCCACGAACCCAGGAAGAGAAACCCTGTTAA
- the yajC gene encoding preprotein translocase subunit YajC, whose product MDLFIATAHAQDAAGQEGNPWFSLIFMGLIIVLFYFLLIRPQTKRQKEHRQMVDALKEGDEVVTQGGILGRIEKVDEQFVTLDVGGGQKLHVQRHAVGALVPKGTFEEK is encoded by the coding sequence ATGGATCTCTTTATCGCTACAGCTCACGCCCAGGATGCGGCCGGTCAGGAGGGCAATCCCTGGTTTAGCCTGATCTTCATGGGCCTGATCATCGTCCTGTTCTACTTTCTGCTGATTCGTCCCCAGACCAAGCGCCAGAAAGAACATCGCCAGATGGTGGATGCCCTCAAGGAAGGGGATGAGGTGGTCACCCAGGGCGGAATTCTTGGCCGCATCGAGAAAGTGGACGAGCAGTTCGTCACTTTGGATGTGGGGGGCGGGCAGAAGCTCCACGTACAGCGTCACGCCGTGGGTGCCCTGGTTCCCAAGGGCACCTTCGAGGAAAAATAA
- the fdxA gene encoding ferredoxin FdxA encodes MTYVVTENCIKCKYTDCVEVCPVDCFHEGPNMLVIDPEECIDCTLCEPECPAEAILSEDDLPEGQEHFLELNEELSQDWPVLTEKKEPPEDADDWDGKPGKLDMLER; translated from the coding sequence ATGACCTATGTGGTGACCGAAAACTGCATCAAGTGCAAATACACCGACTGCGTGGAGGTGTGCCCGGTGGATTGCTTCCACGAAGGCCCCAACATGCTGGTGATTGACCCGGAAGAGTGCATCGACTGCACGCTTTGTGAACCGGAATGCCCGGCCGAAGCCATCCTCTCGGAAGATGACCTACCCGAGGGACAGGAGCATTTCCTGGAACTCAACGAGGAACTATCCCAGGACTGGCCGGTACTCACGGAGAAGAAAGAGCCGCCGGAAGACGCCGACGACTGGGATGGAAAACCCGGCAAGCTGGATATGCTGGAACGCTAA
- a CDS encoding DJ-1/PfpI family protein produces the protein MSDDHSGQVGILVFDQVEVLDFAGPYEVFSVARRASDRRQGSTSPCPPVLLGTSTEAVTATGGMRVLPDQPLGAVSGLRALIVPGGYGVRVLMEDSAVIATLRALQPQLDVLMSVCTGAAVLARAGLLDGRSATTHKRYLDWLSELAPDCHLVRERRVVDDGNLITAAGISAGIDAALHLLARWEGQAVADETADYMEYRPPACP, from the coding sequence ATGAGCGATGACCATTCGGGACAAGTGGGCATCCTGGTTTTCGACCAGGTGGAAGTGCTGGATTTTGCCGGACCTTATGAGGTCTTCTCAGTGGCCCGGCGAGCATCAGATCGGCGCCAGGGCAGTACCTCTCCCTGTCCGCCGGTATTGCTGGGGACTTCCACCGAGGCGGTGACGGCGACCGGAGGCATGCGGGTCCTTCCGGACCAGCCCCTTGGGGCGGTTTCGGGTCTGCGGGCCTTGATCGTGCCGGGGGGCTATGGCGTGCGGGTCCTGATGGAAGATTCTGCGGTCATTGCCACTCTGCGGGCGCTTCAGCCGCAACTGGACGTACTCATGTCCGTCTGCACCGGTGCTGCGGTACTGGCCCGGGCCGGTTTGCTGGACGGACGTTCGGCTACCACTCATAAGCGTTATCTGGACTGGTTGAGCGAGCTGGCACCCGATTGTCACCTGGTACGTGAGCGGCGGGTGGTGGATGACGGCAACCTGATCACCGCGGCGGGCATTTCCGCCGGCATTGATGCGGCCCTTCACCTGCTGGCCCGCTGGGAGGGCCAGGCAGTCGCCGACGAGACCGCCGATTACATGGAGTACCGACCCCCTGCCTGTCCATGA
- the tgt gene encoding tRNA guanosine(34) transglycosylase Tgt, translating into MQFELLKRDGRARRGRLTFERGSVETPAFMPVGTYGTVKAMLPEELRELGAEIVLGNTFHLMLRPGTEIIEKHGDLHDFMHWEGPILTDSGGFQVFSLAQRRKITEAGVEFASPVDGARVFLGPEESMQVQRALGSDIVMIFDECTPYPASHDQARESMELSLRWARRSKEAHADNPSALFGIVQGGMHGDLRQRSLAGLREIGFDGYAVGGLSVGEEKAERDQVLDVLDPELPVDRPRYLMGVGTPEDLVECVRRGIDMFDCVLPTRNARTGFLYTHDGLVKIRHARHKDDTGPLDPHCDCYTCRHYSRAYLRHLDKCGEVLSARLNTIHNLHYYQSLMRGMREAINSGTFGGFVEAFYARRGKAVPPLEGPAP; encoded by the coding sequence TTGCAATTTGAACTGCTAAAACGAGACGGTCGGGCCCGGCGCGGGCGTCTGACCTTTGAGCGGGGTTCGGTGGAAACTCCTGCCTTCATGCCGGTGGGAACCTACGGCACGGTCAAGGCCATGCTGCCCGAGGAATTGAGAGAGCTGGGGGCGGAGATCGTGTTGGGCAATACCTTCCATCTGATGCTCCGGCCGGGCACCGAAATCATCGAAAAACACGGGGATCTCCACGATTTCATGCACTGGGAAGGGCCGATCCTCACCGATTCCGGTGGTTTCCAGGTGTTCAGCCTGGCCCAGCGGCGCAAAATCACCGAAGCCGGGGTGGAATTCGCCTCACCGGTGGACGGCGCCCGGGTCTTTCTGGGGCCGGAGGAATCCATGCAGGTCCAGCGGGCCCTGGGCTCGGATATCGTCATGATCTTTGACGAATGCACGCCCTATCCGGCCAGCCATGACCAGGCCCGGGAATCCATGGAGTTGTCTCTGCGCTGGGCCCGCCGTTCCAAGGAGGCCCACGCAGACAATCCCTCGGCCCTGTTCGGCATCGTCCAGGGGGGCATGCACGGCGACCTTCGCCAGCGCTCCCTGGCCGGCCTGCGGGAGATCGGCTTTGACGGCTATGCCGTGGGCGGCCTGTCGGTGGGTGAGGAAAAAGCCGAGCGGGATCAGGTGCTTGACGTGCTGGACCCGGAACTCCCTGTGGACCGGCCCCGCTATCTCATGGGGGTGGGGACGCCGGAAGACCTGGTGGAGTGCGTGCGTCGAGGCATCGATATGTTCGACTGCGTGTTGCCCACCCGCAACGCGCGCACCGGCTTTCTCTACACCCACGACGGCCTGGTCAAGATCCGTCATGCCCGGCACAAGGACGATACCGGCCCCCTGGACCCCCACTGTGATTGCTATACCTGCCGCCATTACAGCCGCGCCTATCTGCGGCATCTGGATAAATGCGGCGAGGTTCTGTCCGCGCGGCTGAATACCATCCATAATCTGCATTATTATCAGAGCTTGATGCGGGGAATGCGGGAAGCGATCAACTCTGGTACCTTTGGCGGTTTTGTCGAGGCCTTTTACGCGCGGCGCGGCAAAGCGGTGCCGCCGCTCGAGGGGCCGGCGCCTTGA
- the secF gene encoding protein translocase subunit SecF, translated as MDFIKKTPKIDFVGRRKRIPAMVLSAVLIVLSLGALGVKGLNFGIDFTGGFLVEVGYPEAVEIPVVRETLMEAGFEEATVTTFGTDREILIRLAPDATPGDEEGEGGEEARARVSDMVLEALRAQNPEVDMRRVEFVGPQVGAELVEQGALAVLFALIGILIYVAFRFQYKMAPGAIACLVHDVIIVLGVFAVTQIQFDLSVLAAILAVIGYSLNDTIVLFDRVRENFPKMRKADSIDVINRSVNQMLSRTVVTSGTTLLVLLSLLQFGGEVIFGFALALTVGVIVGTYSSIYVAGTTLILTNLNREDLLPPKKEGEEQENTESVPFQP; from the coding sequence ATGGATTTTATTAAGAAGACACCGAAGATCGATTTTGTCGGGCGCCGCAAGCGGATCCCGGCCATGGTCCTGTCGGCGGTGCTGATTGTGCTTTCCCTGGGTGCCCTGGGTGTGAAGGGCCTGAACTTCGGTATCGATTTTACCGGTGGTTTTCTGGTGGAAGTGGGGTATCCGGAAGCGGTGGAAATCCCCGTGGTGCGGGAAACCCTGATGGAGGCCGGTTTCGAGGAAGCCACGGTGACTACCTTCGGCACGGACCGGGAGATTCTCATCCGCCTGGCACCGGATGCTACCCCCGGTGATGAGGAGGGCGAGGGTGGCGAGGAAGCCCGGGCCCGGGTCAGTGACATGGTTCTCGAAGCCTTGCGGGCCCAGAATCCGGAAGTGGACATGCGCCGGGTGGAGTTTGTCGGCCCGCAGGTGGGCGCCGAGTTGGTGGAGCAGGGGGCCCTGGCCGTCCTGTTTGCCCTGATCGGCATCCTGATCTATGTTGCCTTCCGCTTCCAGTACAAGATGGCACCTGGAGCCATTGCCTGCCTGGTGCATGATGTGATCATTGTGCTGGGGGTCTTTGCCGTGACCCAGATTCAGTTCGATCTGAGTGTGCTGGCGGCCATCCTGGCGGTGATCGGTTATTCCCTCAACGACACCATTGTCTTGTTCGACCGTGTCCGGGAGAACTTCCCCAAGATGCGCAAGGCGGACAGTATCGATGTGATCAACCGCTCGGTGAACCAGATGCTCTCTCGAACCGTGGTGACCAGTGGGACGACATTGCTGGTGCTGCTGTCTCTGCTTCAGTTTGGTGGTGAGGTGATCTTCGGTTTTGCCTTGGCCCTGACAGTGGGTGTGATTGTCGGGACTTATTCCTCCATCTATGTGGCTGGCACCACGCTGATTCTCACGAATCTGAATCGGGAAGATTTGCTGCCCCCGAAGAAGGAAGGCGAGGAGCAGGAAAACACCGAAAGCGTGCCTTTCCAGCCCTGA